Proteins encoded by one window of Rhodamnia argentea isolate NSW1041297 chromosome 6, ASM2092103v1, whole genome shotgun sequence:
- the LOC115734513 gene encoding pectin acetylesterase 10-like isoform X2, translating into MPRRLQLCPSHVRGKREITATRVRIVGFRQRKMKPFGSVMFMALMFMNWANGYEDLNMTGLLYNYSDAKYGISGRPLMVGLTLIYGAAAKGAVCLDGSLPGYHLHRGYGSGANSWLIQLEGGGWCDTIRDCVYRKKTRRGSSTYMERQIPFTGILSDKAAENPDFFNWNRVKIRYCDGASFSGDSQNQAAQLYFRGQRIWSAAMEELMSEGMHYANQALLSGCSAGGVASILHCDEFRNLFSSNTRVKCLSDGGMFLDAMDVSGRRTLRRMFRGVVNLQGVQKNLPWSCTDRLNPTLCFFPQHLIGTVRTPLFLVNAAYDTWQVLASLAPPSADPRGYWSQCRKNHAYCTAPQINFLQDFRYQMLRALTSFSRSSKNGLFVNSCFSHCQTERQDTWFAPKSPHIGNKGIAESVGNWYFNRGGVKAIDCPYPCDNTCHNLVFR; encoded by the exons ATGCCTCGTAGACTCCAGTTATGTCCTAGCCATGTAAGGGGCAAGCGCGAGATCACAGCCACGAG AGTGAGAATCGTAGGGTTCCGACAAAGAAAGATGAAGCCTTTTGGCTCTGTGATGTTCATGGCATTGATGTTCATGAACTGGGCAAATGGGTACGAGGACTTGAACATGACAGGGCTGCTCTATAACTACAGTGACGCCAAATATGGCATCAGTGGGAGGCCATTGATGGTGGGTCTTACACTTATTTATGGTGCTGCTGCCAAAGGTGCAG TCTGCCTTGATGGGAGTTTACCAGGTTATCACCTCCACCGAGGATACGGATCGGGTGCTAATAGTTGGCTCATTCAGTTGGAG GGAGGAGGATGGTGCGACACAATCAGAGACTGCGTCTACCGTAAGAAGACCCGCCGTGGTTCGTCAACATACATGGAGCGGCAGATTCCATTTACTGGGATATTGAGTGACAAAGCTGCTGAAAATCCTG ATTTTTTCAATTGGAACAGAGTCAAAATCCGTTACTGCGACGGAGCATCTTTTAGTGGGGACAGTCAAAATCAG GCAGCCCAATTATATTTTCGAGGACAACGCATTTGGTCAGCTGCAATGGAAGAGTTAATGTCGGAGGGAATGCACTATGCTAATCAG GCTCTTCTTTCCGGGTGTAGTGCGGGTGGCGTGGCTTCTATACTGCACTGTGATGAGTTCCGGAATCTTTTCTCCAGTAACACAAGAGTCAAGTGCCTGAGTGACGGTGGAATGTTCCTCGACGC GATGGATGTGTCGGGGCGGCGCACTTTAAGAAGAATGTTCAGAGGAGTGGTCAACCTACAG GGAGTCCAAAAGAACCTACCATGGAGCTGTACCGACCGTCTGAATCCCACCTTG TGTTTCTTTCCACAGCATCTGATTGGCACTGTCAGGACCCCGCTGTTTCTCGTAAACGCAGCTTATGATACCTGGCAG GTCTTGGCCAGTCTAGCTCCTCCATCGGCAGATCCTCGCGGCTACTGGAGCCAATGCAGAAAGAACCATGCCTATTGTACCGCCCCTCAGATCAATTTTCTGCAAG ATTTTCGGTATCAAATGCTGAGAGCCCTTACCAGCTTCTCGAGGTCCAGCAAAAACGGGCTCTTCGTAAATTCTTGCTTCTCTCATTGCCAGACCGAGAGGCAGGACACGTGGTTCGCCCCGAAGTCGCCCCACATTGGAAACAAG GGCATCGCAGAGTCGGTCGGGAACTGGTATTTCAATCGAGGCGGCGTCAAGGCTATCGACTGTCCATACCCTTGCGACAATACCTGCCATAATCTGGTGTTCCGCTGA
- the LOC115734513 gene encoding pectin acetylesterase 10-like isoform X1, which translates to MSVWLHSMTKSSLSKRNLWFKTRDRHFFGHCISLATVTVTTRHCSFSLSLSLSPAQKVRIVGFRQRKMKPFGSVMFMALMFMNWANGYEDLNMTGLLYNYSDAKYGISGRPLMVGLTLIYGAAAKGAVCLDGSLPGYHLHRGYGSGANSWLIQLEGGGWCDTIRDCVYRKKTRRGSSTYMERQIPFTGILSDKAAENPDFFNWNRVKIRYCDGASFSGDSQNQAAQLYFRGQRIWSAAMEELMSEGMHYANQALLSGCSAGGVASILHCDEFRNLFSSNTRVKCLSDGGMFLDAMDVSGRRTLRRMFRGVVNLQGVQKNLPWSCTDRLNPTLCFFPQHLIGTVRTPLFLVNAAYDTWQVLASLAPPSADPRGYWSQCRKNHAYCTAPQINFLQDFRYQMLRALTSFSRSSKNGLFVNSCFSHCQTERQDTWFAPKSPHIGNKGIAESVGNWYFNRGGVKAIDCPYPCDNTCHNLVFR; encoded by the exons ATGTCGGTTTGGCTGCATTCGATGACAAAGTCGTCTTTATCAAAGAGGAACCTCTGGTTCAAAACAAGAGACCGCCATTTTTTTGGCCACTGTATCTCGCTCGCTACTGTCACTGTTACAACACGACAttgctctttctctctgtctctgtctctgtctccagctcaaaa AGTGAGAATCGTAGGGTTCCGACAAAGAAAGATGAAGCCTTTTGGCTCTGTGATGTTCATGGCATTGATGTTCATGAACTGGGCAAATGGGTACGAGGACTTGAACATGACAGGGCTGCTCTATAACTACAGTGACGCCAAATATGGCATCAGTGGGAGGCCATTGATGGTGGGTCTTACACTTATTTATGGTGCTGCTGCCAAAGGTGCAG TCTGCCTTGATGGGAGTTTACCAGGTTATCACCTCCACCGAGGATACGGATCGGGTGCTAATAGTTGGCTCATTCAGTTGGAG GGAGGAGGATGGTGCGACACAATCAGAGACTGCGTCTACCGTAAGAAGACCCGCCGTGGTTCGTCAACATACATGGAGCGGCAGATTCCATTTACTGGGATATTGAGTGACAAAGCTGCTGAAAATCCTG ATTTTTTCAATTGGAACAGAGTCAAAATCCGTTACTGCGACGGAGCATCTTTTAGTGGGGACAGTCAAAATCAG GCAGCCCAATTATATTTTCGAGGACAACGCATTTGGTCAGCTGCAATGGAAGAGTTAATGTCGGAGGGAATGCACTATGCTAATCAG GCTCTTCTTTCCGGGTGTAGTGCGGGTGGCGTGGCTTCTATACTGCACTGTGATGAGTTCCGGAATCTTTTCTCCAGTAACACAAGAGTCAAGTGCCTGAGTGACGGTGGAATGTTCCTCGACGC GATGGATGTGTCGGGGCGGCGCACTTTAAGAAGAATGTTCAGAGGAGTGGTCAACCTACAG GGAGTCCAAAAGAACCTACCATGGAGCTGTACCGACCGTCTGAATCCCACCTTG TGTTTCTTTCCACAGCATCTGATTGGCACTGTCAGGACCCCGCTGTTTCTCGTAAACGCAGCTTATGATACCTGGCAG GTCTTGGCCAGTCTAGCTCCTCCATCGGCAGATCCTCGCGGCTACTGGAGCCAATGCAGAAAGAACCATGCCTATTGTACCGCCCCTCAGATCAATTTTCTGCAAG ATTTTCGGTATCAAATGCTGAGAGCCCTTACCAGCTTCTCGAGGTCCAGCAAAAACGGGCTCTTCGTAAATTCTTGCTTCTCTCATTGCCAGACCGAGAGGCAGGACACGTGGTTCGCCCCGAAGTCGCCCCACATTGGAAACAAG GGCATCGCAGAGTCGGTCGGGAACTGGTATTTCAATCGAGGCGGCGTCAAGGCTATCGACTGTCCATACCCTTGCGACAATACCTGCCATAATCTGGTGTTCCGCTGA
- the LOC115734513 gene encoding pectin acetylesterase 10-like isoform X3: MKPFGSVMFMALMFMNWANGYEDLNMTGLLYNYSDAKYGISGRPLMVGLTLIYGAAAKGAVCLDGSLPGYHLHRGYGSGANSWLIQLEGGGWCDTIRDCVYRKKTRRGSSTYMERQIPFTGILSDKAAENPDFFNWNRVKIRYCDGASFSGDSQNQAAQLYFRGQRIWSAAMEELMSEGMHYANQALLSGCSAGGVASILHCDEFRNLFSSNTRVKCLSDGGMFLDAMDVSGRRTLRRMFRGVVNLQGVQKNLPWSCTDRLNPTLCFFPQHLIGTVRTPLFLVNAAYDTWQVLASLAPPSADPRGYWSQCRKNHAYCTAPQINFLQDFRYQMLRALTSFSRSSKNGLFVNSCFSHCQTERQDTWFAPKSPHIGNKGIAESVGNWYFNRGGVKAIDCPYPCDNTCHNLVFR, translated from the exons ATGAAGCCTTTTGGCTCTGTGATGTTCATGGCATTGATGTTCATGAACTGGGCAAATGGGTACGAGGACTTGAACATGACAGGGCTGCTCTATAACTACAGTGACGCCAAATATGGCATCAGTGGGAGGCCATTGATGGTGGGTCTTACACTTATTTATGGTGCTGCTGCCAAAGGTGCAG TCTGCCTTGATGGGAGTTTACCAGGTTATCACCTCCACCGAGGATACGGATCGGGTGCTAATAGTTGGCTCATTCAGTTGGAG GGAGGAGGATGGTGCGACACAATCAGAGACTGCGTCTACCGTAAGAAGACCCGCCGTGGTTCGTCAACATACATGGAGCGGCAGATTCCATTTACTGGGATATTGAGTGACAAAGCTGCTGAAAATCCTG ATTTTTTCAATTGGAACAGAGTCAAAATCCGTTACTGCGACGGAGCATCTTTTAGTGGGGACAGTCAAAATCAG GCAGCCCAATTATATTTTCGAGGACAACGCATTTGGTCAGCTGCAATGGAAGAGTTAATGTCGGAGGGAATGCACTATGCTAATCAG GCTCTTCTTTCCGGGTGTAGTGCGGGTGGCGTGGCTTCTATACTGCACTGTGATGAGTTCCGGAATCTTTTCTCCAGTAACACAAGAGTCAAGTGCCTGAGTGACGGTGGAATGTTCCTCGACGC GATGGATGTGTCGGGGCGGCGCACTTTAAGAAGAATGTTCAGAGGAGTGGTCAACCTACAG GGAGTCCAAAAGAACCTACCATGGAGCTGTACCGACCGTCTGAATCCCACCTTG TGTTTCTTTCCACAGCATCTGATTGGCACTGTCAGGACCCCGCTGTTTCTCGTAAACGCAGCTTATGATACCTGGCAG GTCTTGGCCAGTCTAGCTCCTCCATCGGCAGATCCTCGCGGCTACTGGAGCCAATGCAGAAAGAACCATGCCTATTGTACCGCCCCTCAGATCAATTTTCTGCAAG ATTTTCGGTATCAAATGCTGAGAGCCCTTACCAGCTTCTCGAGGTCCAGCAAAAACGGGCTCTTCGTAAATTCTTGCTTCTCTCATTGCCAGACCGAGAGGCAGGACACGTGGTTCGCCCCGAAGTCGCCCCACATTGGAAACAAG GGCATCGCAGAGTCGGTCGGGAACTGGTATTTCAATCGAGGCGGCGTCAAGGCTATCGACTGTCCATACCCTTGCGACAATACCTGCCATAATCTGGTGTTCCGCTGA
- the LOC115734195 gene encoding conserved oligomeric Golgi complex subunit 4, with product MASPLSLAPLEEPPEDALSSSSIHFGTPEALAHVRTLTDVGAMTRLLHECIAYQRALDLDLDSLLSRRADLDRHLLHLQKSSQVLDIVRSDSDHMLSNVRSTSLLADQVSGKVRELDLAQSRVNSTLLHLDAIVERNECIEGARKALDHEDYESAAKCVERFLQIDAKYGRDPRGWDQMMASKKQLEGIVRKRLAAAVDQRDHATVLRFIRLYCPLGLEDEGLQAYVGYLKKVIGMRSRIEFEQLVELTHDQHNNQVNFVGCLTNLFKDIVLAIEENNEVLKSLCGEDGIVYAICELQEECDSRGLLVLKKYMEYRKLGKISSEINAQNMNLLAVGAPQGPDPREIELYLEEILSLMQLGEDYTEFMLSKIKGLTSVDPDLLPRATKAFRSGSFSKVVQEITGYYVILEGFFMVENVRKAISIDEHVPDSLTSSMVDDVFYVLQSCLRRAISTSNISSVVAVLSGASSLLSNEYHEALQLRMREPNLGAKLFLGGVGVQKTGTEIATALNNMDVSGEYVVKLKHEVEEQCAQVFPAPADRERVKSCLSELGEMSTTFKQALNGGMEQLVATVTPRIRPVLDSVATISYELSEAEYADNEINDPWVQRLLHAVETNVAWLQPLMTANNYDSFVHLVIDFIVKRLEVIMMQKRFSQLGGLQLDRDARALVSHFSSMTQRTVRDKFARLTQMATILNLEKVSEILDFWGENSGPMTWRLTPAEVRRVLGLRVDFKPEAIAALKL from the exons ATGGCGTCGCCTCTCTCCCTCGCCCCGCTCGAGGAGCCTCCGGAGGACGCGCTCTCCTCGTCCTCCATCCACTTCGGCACCCCCGAGGCCCTCGCCCACGTCCGGACCCTCACCGACGTCGGGGCCATGACCCGCCTCCTCCACGAGTGCATCGCCTACCAGCGGgccctcgacctcgacctcgactcCCTCCTCTCCCGCCGCGCCGACCTCGaccgccacctcctccacctccagAAGTCCTCCCAAGTCCTCGACATCGTCAGGTCCGACTCCGACCACATGCTCTCCAACGTCCGCTCCACCTCCCTCCTCGCCGACCAGGTCAGCGGCAAGGTCCGCGAGCTCGATCTCGCCCAGTCCCGCGTCAACTCCACGCTCCTCCACCTTGACGCCATCGTGGAGAGGAACGAGTGCATCGAGGGGGCGAGGAAGGCGCTGGACCACGAGGACTACGAGTCCGCCGCCAAGTGCGTCGAGAGGTTCCTCCAGATCGATGCCAAGTATGGGCGGGATCCGCGCGGGTGGGACCAGATGATGGCCTCCAAGAAGCAGCTCGAGGGGATCGTGAGGAAGCGGCTGGCTGCCGCGGTGGATCAGCGGGATCACGCCACGGTTCTACGCTTCATTCGGCTCTATTGCCCGCTGGGGTTGGAGGACGAAGGGCTTCAGGCGTACGTTGGCTATTTGAAGAAGGTGATTGGGATGCGATCAAGGATCGAGTTCGAGCAATTGGTGGAATTGACGCACGATCAGCACAACAATCAGGTTAACTTTGTCGGGTGTTTGACCAATTTGTTTAAGGATATTGTATTGGCAATCGAGGAGAACAATGAGGTTTTGAAGAGTCTTTGCGGAGAGGATGGTATTGTGTACGCTATCTGCGAGCTCCAAGAGGAGTGTGATTCGCGGGGTTTGCTGGTTTTGAAGAAGTATATGGAATATAGGAAATTGGGGAAGATATCTTCTGAGATCAATGCACAAAACATGAACTTGCTTGCTGTTGGAGCTCCGCAAGGGCCGGATCCCAGAGAGATTGAGTTGTATTTGGAGGAGATATTGTCCCTTATGCAATTGGGCGAGGATTACACTGAATTCATGCTTTCGAAGATCAAGGGGTTGACTTCAGTTGATCCCGACTTGCTGCCACGGGCAACAAAGGCATTTAGGAGTGGGAGCTTTAGTAAAGTCGTTCAAGAAATCACCGGGTATTATGTCATTCTAGAGGGCTTCTTCATGGTAGAGAATGTGAGGAAGGCTATCAGCATAGATGAGCATGTTCCTGATAGCCTTACCTCTTCTATGGTCGACGATGTGTTCTATGTTCTTCAGAGCTGCTTGAGAAGAGCCATTTCAACTTCGAATATCAGCTCTGTTGTGGCAGTTTTGAGCGGGGCCTCTAGTTTGTTGAGCAATGAGTACCATGAAGCTTTGCAATTGAGGATGAGAGAGCCCAACCTTGGTGCTAAGCTTTTCCTGGGTGGTGTTGGCGTGCAGAAAACTGGTACCGAAATAGCAACGGCCTTGAATAATATGGATGTAAGCGGCGAATACGTTGTCAAGCTTAAGCATGAGGTTGAAGAGCAATGTGCACAG GTATTTCCTGCTCCTGCTGATAGAGAAAGAGTGAAATCTTGTTTATCTGAGCTTGGTGAGATGAGCACCACTTTCAAGCAAGCTCTGAATGGTGGGATGGAGCAACTGGTAGCTACTGTGACACCGCGGATCCGTCCAGTGCTAGATAGTGTGGCGACTATCAGTTACGAGTTGTCGGAGGCTGAATATGCCGACAATGAGATAAATGATCCCTGGGTGCAGAGGTTGCTCCATGCCGTAGAGACCAACGTGGCATGGCTCCAGCCATTGATGACTGCCAACAACTATGACTCATTCGTGCATTTGGTTATTGACTTCATTGTGAAGAGACTTGAAGTGATCATGATGCAGAAGAGATTCAGTCAGCTTGGAGGTCTTCAGCTCGACAGAGATGCAAGGGCACTTGTAAGTCATTTCTCTAGCATGACCCAAAGAACCGTCAGGGATAAGTTTGCGCGTCTGACTCAGATGGCTACGATCCTTAATCTGGAGAAGGTTTCAGAGATTCTAGATTTCTGGGGTGAGAATTCGGGACCAATGACTTGGAGGTTAACTCCAGCTGAGGTGAGGCGAGTATTGGGGTTGAGGGTGGACTTCAAACCGGAGGCAATAGCTGCTCTGAAGTTGTAA
- the LOC115734196 gene encoding transcription factor MYB61-like: MGRHSCCYKQKLRKGLWSPEEDEKLVRHITMYGHGCWSSVPKLAGLQRCGKSCRLRWINYLRPDLKRGTFSQQEEDLIIELHAVLGNRWSQIASQLPGRTDNEIKNLWNSSIKKKLIHKGIDPNTHKQLSEVKNGREGETKLEAGNFGDRTSEGFSSVHNLEVDTHKSEDRKPISQNAEPCSLTGSLSLKIHHPEAGMSTAPAKKLFSDLSEKSPVEPTRIFPFQQLNYGSGAEYSFDSYLNHNLMLSDSKAAFHSTSGPAILPKPHSFSSLTAQPQERLKPHFSLFSNGKIGNNELHSNVFSWDSHAEKEEEEEQTHQPNFSGNEPEDLKWSDYLNMPFLIANPVQGQDKQTPPNGVVSEARFISELSCVEGNNQQQQELPSQGSDIYCKGIRRLAAAFGNY, encoded by the exons ATGGGGAGGCACTCTTGCTGTTACAAGCAGAAGCTAAGGAAAGGGTTGTGGTCTCCAGAGGAAGATGAGAAGCTTGTTAGACATATCACCATGTATGGGCATGGTTGCTGGAGCTCTGTGCCTAAACTAGCCG GATTGCAGAGGTGTGGGAAGAGTTGTAGATTGAGGTGGATCAATTATTTGAGGCCTGATTTGAAGAGAGGTACATTCTCACAACAAGAGGAGGACTTGATAATTGAGCTTCATGCTGTTCTGGGAAACAG gTGGTCTCAAATTGCATCACAGTTACCAGGAAGAACAGACAATGAGATAAAGAACCTGTGGAACTCCAGCATCAAGAAGAAGCTCATTCACAAAGGCATTGACCCCAACACTCACAAGCAGCTTTCGGAGGTTAAGAACGGAAGAGAAGGCGAGACAAAGCTGGAAGCCGGCAATTTTGGCGACAGAACCTCAGAAGGGTTTAGTTCTGTGCACAATCTCGAAGTCGACACTCACAAATCAGAGGACAGAAAGCCAATTTCACAAAATGCAGAGCCATGTTCACTCACTGGTTCTTTAAGCTTGAAAATTCACCATCCGGAGGCCGGTATGTCTACCGCGCCCGCCAAAAAATTGTTCTCGGACCTCAGCGAGAAGAGCCCGGTCGAACCGACCCGTATTTTCCCTTTCCAGCAACTGAACTATGGTTCAGGAGCTGAATATTCATTTGATTCATATCTGAACCACAACCTCATGCTTTCTGATTCGAAGGCCGCCTTCCACTCCACTTCAGGACCTGCCATTTTACCAAAACCCCACAGCTTTAGCTCATTAACTGCACAACCCCAAGAGAGGTTGAAGCCCCATTTCAGCCTCTTCTCCAATGGGAAGATCGGGAACAATGAACTGCATAGCAACGTTTTCTCTTGGGACTCGCATgctgagaaagaagaagaagaagaacaaaccCACCAACCCAATTTCAGTGGCAACGAACCAGAGGACTTGAAATGGTCAGACTATCTGAACATGCCATTCCTGATTGCTAACCCAGTTCAAGGTCAAGATAAGCAGACTCCACCAAATGGGGTTGTGTCAGAGGCAAGATTCATCTCAGAACTGTCCTGTGTTGAAGGGAATAACCAGCAGCAGCAAGAGCTGCCCTCACAGGGTTCAGATATTTACTGCAAGGGTATCAGGAGATTAGCTGCAGCTTTTGGGAATTACTAG
- the LOC115734198 gene encoding transcription factor HY5-like isoform X2, whose translation MSAERHGDGSRGDVASSVQAGMEPTGSSSSSSWRTRQDGNDLTSPSCALKKNEKEENDEDLFMVPDMEARPAVNSTGNSNAHVSEQQEADHAQTAIPGKRRRGRNPVDKEYKRLKRLLRNRVSAQQARERKKVYVNELESRAGELVDKNSKLEEKISTLINENTMLRKVLMNTRPKVDDGAESSQ comes from the exons ATGTCTGCGGAAAGGCATGGAGACGGCAGCAGAGGCGACGTAGCTTCTTCGGTCCAAGCGGGAATGGAGCCAACTggttcgtcttcttcttcttcttggaggACCAGGCAAGATGGCAACGATCTCACCTCTCCTTCTTGTGCCCTCAAGAAGAACGAGAAAG AGGAGAACGACGAGGACTTGTTCATGGTTCCGGACATGGAGGCTCGACCAGCTGTGAATTCTACGGGGAACAGCAACGCGCATGTCAGTGAGCAGCAGGAAGCCGACCATGCTCAGACGGCGATTCCGGGGAAGCGACGAAGGGGACGGAATCCTGTTGACAAGGAGTATAAGAGGCTCAAGAG GTTACTGAGGAACAGAGTCTCTGCTCAGCAAGCACGCGAGAGGAAGAAGGTGTATGTCAATGAGCTGGAATCGAGAGCCGGCGAGTTGGTAGACAAAAACTCGAAGCTGGAGGAGAAGATCTCGACTTTGATCAACGAAAACACCATGCTCAGGAAGGTC CTCATGAACACCCGGCCTAAGGTCGACGATGGTGCAGAGTCGTCGCAGTAG
- the LOC115734198 gene encoding transcription factor HY5-like isoform X1 — MSAERHGDGSRGDVASSVQAGMEPTGSSSSSSWRTRQDGNDLTSPSCALKKNEKEENDEDLFMVPDMEARPAVNSTGNSNAHVSEQQEADHAQTAIPGKRRRGRNPVDKEYKRLKRLLRNRVSAQQARERKKVYVNELESRAGELVDKNSKLEEKISTLINENTMLRKILMNTRPKVDDGAESSQ, encoded by the exons ATGTCTGCGGAAAGGCATGGAGACGGCAGCAGAGGCGACGTAGCTTCTTCGGTCCAAGCGGGAATGGAGCCAACTggttcgtcttcttcttcttcttggaggACCAGGCAAGATGGCAACGATCTCACCTCTCCTTCTTGTGCCCTCAAGAAGAACGAGAAAG AGGAGAACGACGAGGACTTGTTCATGGTTCCGGACATGGAGGCTCGACCAGCTGTGAATTCTACGGGGAACAGCAACGCGCATGTCAGTGAGCAGCAGGAAGCCGACCATGCTCAGACGGCGATTCCGGGGAAGCGACGAAGGGGACGGAATCCTGTTGACAAGGAGTATAAGAGGCTCAAGAG GTTACTGAGGAACAGAGTCTCTGCTCAGCAAGCACGCGAGAGGAAGAAGGTGTATGTCAATGAGCTGGAATCGAGAGCCGGCGAGTTGGTAGACAAAAACTCGAAGCTGGAGGAGAAGATCTCGACTTTGATCAACGAAAACACCATGCTCAGGAAG ATTCTCATGAACACCCGGCCTAAGGTCGACGATGGTGCAGAGTCGTCGCAGTAG
- the LOC115734197 gene encoding chromatin structure-remodeling complex protein BSH, producing the protein MPMKPLPSSSSRVPVKFKIPTADNLVPIRLDIEIDGQRYRDAFTWNPSDPDSEVVVFAKRTVKDLKLPPAFITQIAQSIQSQLADFRSYEGQDMFAGEKIVPIKLDMRVNHTLVRDQFLWDLNNFESDPEEFARTFCRDMDIQDPEVGPAIAFAIREQLYEIAIQNVTSARESRISKKGRRGFEYVPASKAGGISLDLVKYFGQKNSVVRKRKDWDAFEPIVDILSSEEVDALEVREKKNTR; encoded by the exons ATGCCAATGAAACCCctgccttcttcttcctcgagagTCCCCGTCAAGTTCAAGAT CCCGACGGCTGACAATTTGGTGCCGATCCGACTGGACATTGAAATCGACGGCCAGCGTTACAGAGATGCTTTCACTTGGAACCCTTCag ATCCTGATTCGGAGGTGGTAGTGTTTGCGAAGAGAACAGTGAAAGACTTGAAGCTTCCTCCAGCATTCATAACACAAATTGCTCAGTCCATTCAA TCTCAGTTGGCTGACTTTCGATCATATGAGGGCCAGGACATGTTCGCTGGAGAGAAAATAGTGCCGATTAAG CTTGATATGCGAGTGAATCATACTCTCGTAAGAGACCAGTTTTTGTGG GACTTGAACAATTTTGAAAGTGATCCTGAGGAGTTCGCTAGAACATTCTGTAGAGATATGGATATTCAAGACCCAGAAGTAGGG CCAGCAATTGCCTTTGCAATTAGGGAACAACTGTATGAG ATTGCTATTCAAAATGTCACTTCAGCCAGAGAAAGTAGAATAAGCAAGAAGGGCCGCCGTGGTTTTGAATATGTTCCAGCCAG TAAAGCAGGTGGTATCTCATTGGACTTGGTTAAATATTTCGGACAAAAAAATAGTGTCGTCCG gaaaagaaaagactGGGATGCATTTGAGCCCATTGTCGATATACTCTCGAGCGAGGAAGTAGATGCCCTTGAagtgagagaaaagaagaatacTCGGTGA
- the LOC115734199 gene encoding uncharacterized protein LOC115734199, with product MASWKKTITTPFRKACTFFNQQPKQKKPQEGQEKSVVDLQGEVMACAYEDVQVMWSILDKSKEATHCNMTS from the exons ATGGCTTCTTGGAAGAAAACCATCACCACCCCATTTAGGAAAGCCTGCACTTTCTTCAACCAACAGCCAAAACAGAAGAAGCCCCAAGAAG GGCAGGAGAAGAGTGTGGTGGATCTGCAGGGGGAGGTGATGGCATGCGCATACGAGGATGTTCAGGTGATGTGGTCGATCTTGGACAAGTCCAAGGAGGCCACACATTGCAACATGACTTCCTGA